A genome region from Sceloporus undulatus isolate JIND9_A2432 ecotype Alabama chromosome 1, SceUnd_v1.1, whole genome shotgun sequence includes the following:
- the GLB1L gene encoding beta-galactosidase-1-like protein isoform X3 translates to MGGLPSWLLSKPNIALRTSDPDFLQAVDKWLSILLPRIKPHLYIHGGNIISVQVENEYGSYYACDYDYLRHLVGVFRAHLGDKVLLFTTDGTKESELQCGTLQGLYATVDFGLDENVTEAFEKQRIYEPGGPLVNSEYYTGWLDYWGEPHATRSAEAVAHGLEKMLELGANVNMYMFQGGTSFGYWSGADYNNGIYNPITTSYDYDAPLSEAGDPTDKLYAIRTVISKFQVLPAGPMPPPTPKIAYGYVSLPQRVALLDVLGLLSPSLPFFSSFPLTFESLKQPNGFMLYRTLLPHDIQEPVLLSASENGIHDLAYILLNGVYKGTLERNKVNGMNISGKIGDTLDVLVESMGHINFGANESDFKGLIQNLTLGSTTLTDWLIYPLDIDTAVAHAWPPTAPPSNGTTGPAFYTGFFIAPGITEDSFVKFPDWHKGQIWINGFNLGRFWPARGPQETLFVPGSLLSGSSVNTIVVLELQKAPEKPRVLFLDRPLLNGTLISTHKNTNKSNLRLAISLLKSAGVTPAKRKQKALP, encoded by the exons GTGGAGAATGAATATGGGAGCTACTATGCCTGTGACTATGACTATCTGCGCCACCTTGTGGGTGTCTTTCGGGCCCACTTGGGTGACAAAGTTCTGCTCTTCACCACTGATGGCACCAAAGAATCTGAGCTCCAATGTGGGACACTGCAAGGGCTCTATGCTACTGTGGACTTTGGATTAG ATGAAAATGTGACGGAGGCATTTGAGAAGCAGCGAATATATGAGCCAGGAGGACCATTG GTGAATTCTGAATACTACACAGGTTGGCTGGATTATTGGGGTGAGCCACATGCCACAAGAAGTGCTGAGGCGGTGGCTCATGGCCTAGAGAAGATGCTAGAACTGGGAGCCAACGTCAACAT GTATATGTTCCAGGGTGGTACCAGCTTCGGTTACTGGAGTG GTGCTGATTACAATAATGGCATTTACAATCCCATCACTACTAGTTATGATTATGATGCACCTCTCTCAGAAGCTGGAGACCCTACTGACAAACTGTATGCTATTCGGACTGTCATTAGCAAG tTTCAGGTGTTGCCTGCAGGACCAATGCCACCCCCTACACCAAAGATTGCATATGGCTATGTATCCCTACCACAG CGTGTGGCCCTGCTGGATGTTCTAGGCCTTCTTTCACCTTCCCTgccattcttttcctccttcccactCACCTTTGAGTCCCTCAAGCAG CCCAATGGCTTCATGCTCTACCGCACACTTCTCCCACATGACATCCAGGAGCCAGTCTTGCTCAGTGCCTCTGAGAATGGAATCCATGATCTTGCCTACATTCTGCTCAATGGA GTGTATAAAGGGACACTAGAACGGAACAAAGTAAATGGAATGAATATATCTGGCAAGATAGGGGACACACTGGATGTGCTGGTGGAGAGCATGGGCCATATCAACTTTGGAGCCAATGAGAGTGACTTTAAG GGTCTGATCCAGAATCTCACCCTGGGTTCCACCACACTCACTGACTGGCTCATCTACCCACTGGACATTGATACAGCTGTGGCTCATGCATGGCCCCCAACTGCCCCACCAAGCAATGGGACTACAGGGCCTGCTTTCTACACTGGATTCTTCATAGCACCCGGTATCACTGAGGACTCCTTTGTGAAGTTCCCAGATTGGCACAAG GGCCAGATTTGGATTAATGGTTTTAACCTGGGTCGGTTCTGGCCAGCTCGTGGACCCCAGGAAACTCTCTTTGTGCCAGGTTCACTCCTCAGTGGTTCATCTGTCAACACTATTGTAgttctggaactgcagaaagcTCCAGAGAAGCCCAGAGTCCTCTTCCTTGACCGGCCTCTTCTCAATGGTACCCTTATTTCTACccacaaaaacacaaataaaagcaATTTGCGTCTAGCTATATCACTGCTGAAATCTGCAGGTGTGACAccagcaaaaagaaaacagaaagcctTACCTTGA